In Pelagicoccus sp. SDUM812003, the genomic stretch GCGCCAGCCGCCACCCCCGTCGGAAAACGATTACATCGAAGGTGATCTGCCCAAGGCGGACCAGTTCCCCAGCAAGGACGCCTGCGAAGCGGCCTTGGCCGATCTCGACACCGAAAACACCGTCGATCTGACGCAGCTTTTCGAGATGAAAGTCGAGCCGCTGGCTTCCGAAGTTCGAGCGCTCGGGGCGGAGCTCGAGCCCAAGCCCGGCCGCAAGACCGCCCTCGAAGCGCTCTTCAAGCACTGCCGCGAAAACAAGCGCCTTTTCAAGGATATCGGATTCTTGGATACGACTGACGATGGCTACGGTTTCGTGGTGCATCCAGCGAGCAACTACCAGCTCAAGCCGGAGAGCGTCTACGTGCCGGCCAGCCTGATCAAGGAGTACAGCTTGAAGCGTGGCCACGAAGTCGAGGTGATCGCGGTAGCCCCAGAAGAAAACATGCGCTGTCCGGTGGCCTTGCGCATCGTTTCGGCGATGGGTAGCAAGCCGGAGGAAATGGCCAACGTGACGCCCTTCGAAGACCTCATCCCGTACTATCCCACGGAGCGTTTGGTGCTGGAGACGCCCATGCCCTCCAACAACAAGAAGGACGTTTCCATGCGCGCCTTCGACCTGCTGACGCCGATCGGATTTGGCCAGCGCGGGCTGATCGTAGCGCCGCCGCGCACCGGCAAGACTGTGCTGCTGCAGGGACTGGCCAACTCCATCCAGGAGAACTGGCCGGACGCGCACCTGATTGTCCTGCTCATTGACGAGCGACCGGAAGAAGTGACCGATTTCAAGCGCCGCGTGAACGGCGAGGTGGTGAGCTCCACCTTCGACGAAACGCCGACCAGCCACGTCCACGCGGCCGAAATGGTAGTTGAAAAAGCCCGACGCATGGTGGAACAGGGCAAGAAGGTGATCATTCTTCTCGACTCCATCACCCGTCTCGCTCGCGCATACAACGCATTGGCGAGCAACAGCGGCAAGATCATGTCGGGCGGTATCGAAGCCACCGCCTTGCAGAAGCCGAAACGATTCTTCGGCTCCGCACGCAATATCGAGGAAGGCGGCAGCCTGACCATCATGGGTACTGCTCTAGTGGATACAGGCAGCAAGATGGACGAAGTCATTTTCGAAGAGTTCAAGGGCACTGGCAACATGGAGATCCACCTCGATCGCGACTTGATCAACAAGCGTATCTTCCCCGCCATCAATTTCGAGCGCAGCGGCACCCGAAAGGAGGAGCTGCTCTACCACCCGCAGGAGATGGAAAAGGTCTACAGTCTGCGTCGCGTGATGCAGGGCGTGCCAGGCGTGGAAGCCATGGAGATGCTTATCAAGCGCCTCAAGGTCACCAAGAACAACGTGGAGTTCCTGATGTCGCTCAAGTAGCGATCTGCGCTTGTCGCAACGGTATTGTTTTTTCACGGCCGCTTCCTCTCTGGGAGGCGGCCGTTCGCTTGTCTCGATTCAGCCTGAATGGGCGCCGGTTTTTAAGGCTGGATAAGGTGCTCGAGCTGGGCTTTTATGTTCAGGCCAATGGCGGACGCAACTCTCATCCTACAGATCGTCGAATCCCGTGGACTTGTATCCAGCGAGCAACTTCAGCTCTTGCGGGATTCCTTGGAGACGGAGAGCGACGAGGACGTGCTGGAGGCGCTTTCGACCAAGGGCTACGTGGATCGCAAATCCGTTTTGCGAGCGGTGGCGGAGGAGTTCGCGATCGACTCCATCGATTTGTCGACCGCGAATTGGCCGCAGAATCCCAAGGAGCTTTTGGACGAGGAGCTGGCCAGGCGGTTCAAGGTGTTTCCCTTGGCGAAGAACCGCAATCGCCTGCGGGTCGCCGTTTCCGATCCCTTGATGGAGCTGGACGTGCTCTCCCATTTGCTCGGACTGCAGGTCGAGCCCTGCCTTGCATCGGAGGAGGATGTGGAAATCGCCATCGACGCCTCCTACCTCGCCCCGCATGAGGGCGCCGCAGCGCGCCTCAGCCGAGAGGAGCGTCGGCTCGTGGAAGAGGTTTCTCTGGCCAAGCGATCGGTGGAGATCAAGAGCTCGCTCAAGGGCGAGGACGACGCTCCGATCATTCGCTTGGTGCAGGTGCTGATCTCGGAGGCCATCCGCATGCGAGCTTCCGATATCCACCTGGAACCTCTGGAAGCGCGTTTTCGGGTGCGCTACCGCGTGGACGGCATTTTGCAGGAGGTGCCCAATCCGCCGCCGCGTCACCTTCAGCTGCCGGTGATTTCCCGCATCAAGGTGATGGCGAAGATGAGCATTGCGGAGAAACGATTGCCGCAGGACGGTCGCATTCAGGTCCGGGTGGAGGGCGAGGAGTACGATCTGCGCGTTTCCTCCCTGCCGACCACCTACGGGGAGAGCATCGTGATGCGCATCCTCGACAAGACCAGCTTGATGATGGGCATGCCGGAGCTCGGCTTCCTGCCCGACGATCAGGAGGACTTCGAGCGATTGATCACCCTGCCGGACGGCATTTTGCTGGTCACCGGCCCTACAGGTTCGGGCAAGACCACCACGCTCTACAGCTGCCTTCACTTTCTCAACAAGCCCGACCGCAAGATCATCACGGTGGAGGATCCGATCGAGTATCAGCTCAACGGGATCAACCAGGTGCCGGTGAAGAAGGAGATCGGCATGAGTTTCGCGGCGGCGTTGAAGGCCATGCTTCGCCAGGCGCCTAACATCATCATGGTGGGGGAGATTCGCGATCGCGAGACGGCGGAGATCGCTATCAACGCCTCGCTGACGGGTCACATGGTTTTTAGCACGCTGCACACCAACGACGCCCCTTCCGCGGTGACGCGTCTAGTGGACATCGGGGTAAAGCCGTACTTGGTGGCGACCTCTCTGCGAGCGGCTTTGGCTCAGCGTCTGGTAAGACGGAGCTGTCCGGCCTGTCGCGAACGGTACGAGCCGAGCCTGCGCGAGCTGGCGGCGATCGGACTGGACGCCACCACTGCGGCGAATTCTACCTTCATGCGCGGCCGCGGTTGCCCGGAGTGCCATGGGCTGGGGTTTCGAGGGCGCTTCGGGGTATTCGAGCTCTTTCGAGTCAACGAGGAAGTGGAACGGCTGATCTACACCGGTGGCGCCACCAGCCAGCTGCGCTCGCTCTCCCGCCAGCTCGGCATGCGCACCATGCGGGAGGATGGCGTGCGCAAGGTCATGGCGGGCATGACCACGATCGAGGAAGTGCTTTCGGTCACCGTGGCGGAGCCGCTGGGGGTCTAGTTCGAGTCGCTTGAGCAGCCGCCGCGTCCTGACGATCTGAGAGGAAGAATCGGCCATCGGCCTTGCCCGGCTAGCCGACAGGGGCGGGTGGTACGCATGGACGCGTAGGGGAGATTCGTGTCGCTGCGGAGCTCAGGTGGAGCCTCATTTGGACGATAAAGCAGCTATATGAGCTACGAAATGGATGAACTGCTGGATCTGGTCTTCGAAGAGGACGCATCCGACCTTCACATTCAAGTCGGACGACCACCCACGCTGCGTCTGCATGGGGAAATGGTTTCCGTGGACGGACCGGATCTGACTCCGAGCGACACCGAGCGCTTGATGCAGTCCATCACTCCCGAGTCCTACATCCAGTCGCTCAAGATGGAGGGCAGCGCCGACTTCGGTTTCGCGTTCCGCGACAAGTCCCGTTTTCGCGTGAGCGTGCTGAAGGCGAAGGGCTCCTATGGCCTGGTGCTTCGCCAGATTCCCAACGATTTTTTCGCTCTCGATCAGATCGGGATCCCGGACAAGATTCGCGACTTGCTGTACCGTCCGCGCGGGCTGGTGCTGGTCACCGGGCCGACCGGTTCAGGCAAGAGCACCACGCTGGCCTCCATGATCAACTACATCAACGAGCGCCGCAGCGGGCACATCATCACCATCGAGGATCCGATCGAATACTACCACGATCACAAGAAATGCATCGTGACGCAGCGTGAGGTCGGGGTGGATGTGACCACCTTTTCCGAAGCGATCCGCCGGGCCCTGCGTCAGGACCCGGACGTGATCCTAGTGGGCGAAATGCGCGACCTCGAGACCATCGAGGCGGCTATCAGCGCCGCGGAAACGGGACATTTGGTTTTCGGCACCTTGCATACCAACAGCGCCGCCAAGACCATCGACCGAATCGTGGACGCGTTTCCGGCGAACATGAAGGAGATGATCCGCACTCAGCTGGCGTCTTCGGTGGTAGGCGTCATCTCGCAGGTGCTTTGCAAGAAGATCGGTGGCGGCCGTGTCGCGGGGCTGGAGATCATGGTGACCACCACCTCGATCAGCGCCTTGATTCGCGACAACAAGACCTACCGCATCAACTCCGACATCCAGACCGGAGCTGCGCTTGGTATGATAACTATGGATACGCACCTGCTGAGCTTGTACAATCGCGGCTTGATCACAGCTCGCGAGTGCTTCGAGAAATCTCAGGAGCCGGAGGACATGCGCAAGCGTCTCATCGATCTGGGAGCCGAGCTGGAGGATTCCTGAAAACCTCCTGCGGCTCGCGTTCTCGCTTTCGACTGGCTCGACTCGCTTTGGGTCGAGCTTTTTTTTTGGTTTTTGGGCTAGAGAGCGATGTCCTTTGCGAGGGTGTTGCTCAGGCTGTCGCGAAGCTCCATCAGCTTTTCCCCATCGGTCTCGGTATTCGGGTCCACGTTGCTAAGGTAGAGGGTATCGATGGCGATGCCGCGCTCGGTATTGATGCGGGCGAAGGTGATGTCGAAGCCGTGCTTGTAGATCGCGTAGGAGATCTGGTAGAGAAGGCCCAAGTGGTCGGTGGCCTGTACTTCCAGAATGGTGCGCTGCAGAGAGAGCTCGTGATAGACGTCGACCCGCGGCTCGAAGCTTTCCGCCAGAGGATTCTCGTCGCGCTTGAATAGGTCGGCCGCCTCCCTGCGCATGATGTCCTGGATGCGTGGATACAGGTCTTTGTTGGAGACCAGAGCGTCGCTCACGGCGTCGGCGAAAATCTTCTGGGCCTGGTCGGAGCTGGCGTTTCCGCGGCCGCTTTCGGTCACGTAGAAGGTGTCGATCGCGATGTGGTCGTCTCGTGAAATGGCCTTGGCGCTGAGGATGTTGAAGCCCGCGATGTTGAGGGCTCCGGCCAGCTTGTGGAAGAGTCCGGCTCGGTCCCAGGTGATGATGTTCACCACCGTGAGGCTTCGATTGATGTCGTGGTACCAATCGATGACTGGGGCGAGGGCTCCGACGGATTCCGCGGTATTGATCTCCTGCAGCAGCTGGTTGATCATCTGGATGTGTTTGATGATCTCCTGCTGGGAGGTGTTGATGAAGTAGCGATCTGGGAGCAGGCTGAAGTGGGCGTTGATCTCCTCCTTGCCGACACCTTCGATGCTGAGCGCGAGCAATTCCTTCTGCGTCATGTTGCGATGCTCCTCGTGCTTCTCCTCGAGGCGGCCCTCGGCTGCGAACACATCCAAACTGCGCCGGTATAAAGTGGTGTGGAGCGTGTCCTTGTACTGATTCCAGAGGCCCTTGGCCGTCCCCCTCGCATCGCAGAACGTGTGCACGTACAGCAGTCTAAGTCGTTCGGGAGTCTCGACTTGTTTGGCGAAGGCTTTTGCGGCTTCAGGGTCATCGATGTCGAACCGTTGCCAAAATCGCGCCATCTGCAGGTGATTTTTGATAATAAAGCGGACCAGCCCTCGATTTTCCTCGTCGATCTGCAGGCGATCGAGAATGGGCTCGGCCAGTTCCACGCCGGTTTCCGCATGGTCCCGGATGGCGATCCCCTTGCCGATGTCGTGGAGCAGGAGGATCAGGTAGATCAGGTTGGGCAGCCGGAGTTCGTGCAAGGCTTCGCGGTAGTTGCGATACATGCGGTCCGGGTTGGAAAATATTTCATCGAGTTCCCTAATGGTATGAAGCGTATGCACATCCGCGGTGTAGCGATGGTAGTACTCGTGCTGCACCAGGCAGGTGAGTCTTCCCCATTCGGGAACGAAGGCTCCGAGCACGCCGAGCTCGTGCATTTCGGAGAGCGTGGGGTAGACGTTGCCGGTCTCCTGCAGGATGGTGCGGAAGCTGAGATTTGCGTCCGGGGACTGCCGCACGCCGTCGTCGATTTTCTCGAGCGATGCTCGAATTAGAGCGCTCAGCTCAAAATCTAGCTCGACGTTGTTCTGCTGTTTGTGGCGGAAGACACGTATCAGTCGGGCGGGCTCCTCTTCGAAAACCGCGGGGTTCTCGGTGGTGATCAGCTTGCCCCGAATCACGAAACCGTCGACGTTCTTGATGCGTTCCTTTCGCCGGGCCATGAGGAAGGACTTCACCGATTCGAGGGCGCTTTTCTTGCTGCTCTCCTCGTTGGAGAGGGCCAGTCGCTTTTCGACGTTCTTGGAGATCCGGTAGATGGTCTGGGCGCGTTGATAGTAGTCGCGCATGAAGGCTTCCACCCGTTTCAGGATATCGCGTTGGGTGTAGCCGAGGCGGCGCGCCACCTTTGGCTGGGCTTCGAGGGAAAGCAGATCGCTGGGGCGCTTGATTCGAAAGTGCAGCTCGTTGCGCACGCGCAGCAGGTAGTCGTAGGCCTCCTTGAATTCGGCGAGCTCCTGCTTGCTGAGATAGTTCAGCTCGGAGAGGCCCTCCACTGTAGTGAGGTTGAGCCGCACGCGAGCCATCCAGAGGGTATTGTGGTAGTCGCGTAGACCGCCGACGCCGCTTTTGATGTCCGGCTCCTGCATGAAGACGCTGCCGCCGAACTTTGCTCGTCGGCTGCGCTGGTCGTCGAGGCGCTCCTTGATGTACTCCTTCGGTTTCTCCTTGCGGTAGAACAGGGTGTAGGAGGATTGGAAGCCCTCGAAAAGCGGCTTGGAGCCAGTGATCAGACGCGCCTCCAGCAGGGCGGTCTTGGTTTGGATGTCGGCTTTGGCCTCGGAGAAGGCCTCGTCGATGGTTCGCGTGGAGTGGCCCACTTTCAACCCGGCGTCCCAAAGCGGGTAGAGCACTTCGCGCACCAGGATCTCCTGGGCGGTATCGAGATCCTTCTTGGCCGTGTTGGGCGGGTAGAGGAACATGATGTCGATGTCGCTCAGCGGGCAGAGCTCTTCGCGTCCGTAGCCGCCGAGGGCGATGACGGATACGGCGATCTCGTTGTCCACGGTGGCTTCCTGTGCCTTTTCGATGGCCGGGTCAGCCAGGGCGATGATGAGGGAATCGATCATCAGCGAGCGGGCTTTGGAAATGTCCAAGCCGGTGCCGCCGTTGCGATGCTCCTCCTTGATGACAGCCGTCTCCGACTTGAGGAAGCTCTTCAGGGCGGCGAGCTTCTTGGCGGGCGTTGTGTCGTTTGCGAAGTTCAGCTGGCTGGCGACTTCGCTTTTCAATCTCTTCTCAAAGGCTTGGATCATCGTCGAAAAGGATCGCGCCCGGTGGAGGGGGCGCGGTTTCGACTGCGAGAAAGATGCAAGAGGCCGGACGGGTCAACAGCCAAGCTAGGCGAACTCCCTAGAGGTCCTTTCGCAGGAAGCGCTTTCGGGATCGCGGCACCAGCCAGAGCCAGCTGAAGGCGGCTGTGGCGATGAGCGCCGCCGCTTCGATGGCGAGATAGAGCGGGACGGTGTCGGGCTTCTCCTGAGCGAGATGCGTGAAGGCGATGGAGCTGAAGCCGAACCAGAACGCCATGGGGATAGCGACGGCCAGCATGATGGCCAGCCGCGCGCCGCTCAAAGGGGCGGTCTGGTTGTGCTTGAGCTGGAGAACGCTGAACTGCCAGATCGCCGCAGGCGCCAGCACCACCAGGGTGAGGGCGAGGCCGAGCAGGGCGGTGTGAAAGTCGAACCAGGTGAAGAGAGAGCCCATGCGGTAGTGGACCGCAAACTGCAGGGCGGGAAAGAAAACCAGCAAGGCGAGGCTTAGGCAAGTGGCGGAGCGAAGGATCAGTTTTTCGGTGAAACGAAAGCATTCGGCCCGTCCCAAGCGCGTCAGAAAGACGGACAGCTCGGCTGGCGTGTAGGTGGCGAGACCGATCATGGGAACGATCATGGCGATGAATCCGATGGAGTTGAATGCTTTCAGGGGTTCCTGCAGGTCGCTGGACATCGCGGTCGAGGTCGCGTAGAGGGCGAGGTAGGAGGCGAGAAATCCCAGGATGTAGATCAAGGTCAAGCGCCCGGGGCGCCGCATGGCGCGGGGAAAGCCAGTCGAGGCCTCGTAGGTGTTTCGGATCCTTTGCTGCACGGAATCCTGAGCGGCTGGAAAAATCCGTTGCTTCGGGCTCCACCGGTTCTTTCTGGAATGCATGACCTCTGCGAGCTTCTTGGTATCATTCGAATAGACGGGCGGTAGGCCAGCGCGATGCAGCCGTATCCAGTTTTTGATAACGACTGGATCCATGATCAGCGTCGCTCCGATAGGCAGCAGCGCCGCGGCCACCAAGCCAGACAAGGTAACCTGATCCGCGAATTCGATAAGCTGTGTCTTGAAGGGAGCGCTAGCCAGCAGGGCGACCACCAGGGCGATGTGAAAACCGGTCACCACGAACTTGGGGCGCGAGCTGCGGGCTTGGGTGAGGAGCCAGGCGAGATTGAACAGGGACGCGTAAAGCAGTGGCAATGCGTGACCTTCCATCCCCAATCGAAAGGCGAGCCCCGTGCATGCGGCACCCAAGGCGATGGTCGCAAGGGTGTCGCCCAACAGACTGTGGCGGCGCGGTGGCAGCACGGGGTAGCAGGCCCGCGCTCTGATCGCGATCTGGGTTTGGGAAAGCATCATGCAAATGGCGAACACGATGCCGCAAAGAATGAAAATCGTCCCGTATCCGGTTTGTGGATCTGTGAAGAAGCTGATGCTTGGAACGAAGAAATACCCGAAGAAGCCGATTGCCAGCGTCGGTTGCTTGAACAGCTTTAGTCGACTAGACAGTAGCATGGCGAGGCGCGTTTGAGGTTGAACTGAGCAGAGGGTAAATCGCTTCGAGGTTGAGCGACCGTTCGCGGATCTCCAGCCCATGGGACGTTTCGAATGCGGAGCGATGGGTTTCGGGATCGCGCACGAGCAGGACGCGTTGGGAGAAATCCCCATGCTGTTGAAGAACGTAGGCCTCCTCGAAGCGCTCGGGGAGAGCTTGTCCTGGGGCGGCGGATACGGTCCACTCGGCGTAGCGCTCCTTCAGTTCGTCGAGATCGGAGTCGGCGATGAGCTGGCCGGACTTAAGGAACCAGACGTGGTCGATGACTTTTTCCACGTCGACTAGAATGTGGGACGAGATGATGATGGAGCTCTCCTCGGTGCTGGCGATGCTCAGGAGGAAGCGCAGCAGGTTCGCGCGCGATTCGGGATCCAGAGCGCTTGCCGGCTCGTCGAGCAGCAGCAGCTTCGGGTGGTGGCAGACTGCCAAGGCGATGGCGAGCTTCTGGCGATCTCCCGTCGAGAGGGTCGCGACCTTCGCTTCCCGATCGAGGTGGAAGGCCTCGACCAGTTCCGTTTCCCGCTGCCTGTCCCAGTTTTTATAATACGAGGCGATGTAGCGCAGGTGCTCGTCCACCGTCAGCCAGTCCAGGAAATCGCTTTCCTGTTGCACGAATCCGATTTGCGAAAGCGCCTCGCTCCCGATCGCGTCAGCTGGGACGCCTAGGGTGCGGATGGAGCCGGAGCTGGGCAGGACTAGCCCGACGACGCTTCTGAGCAGGGTGGTTTTTCCGGAGCCGTTGGGGCCGAGCAGGCCCACGATGCTGCCAGGCTTGCAAGCGGTGGTGATCTCGTCGAGGGCGACCTTCAGGTCGAAGCGTTTGGTGAGCTGGTTGATTTCGAGAGGGCTAGTCATGGGATTTGTTTTGTTTCAGCAGGGCTTTGAAGATCTTAACGGCGTCGGCTTGGGAAACGCCCAGCTGATGGGCGAGAGCAGCGGCGTCGCGTAGGGCGTTTTTCATGGCGTCCTCCACGGTTTGCTTGGGGGAGGCGTCTAGCTGCGGAGCCACCACGAGCGGTTTGCCGCGCTGACGCAGCAGGGCGCCGTCGCGCTCCAGCAGGTTGTAGGCTTTGCTGATGGTCATCGGATTCAGACCGATCTGAGCCGAAAGCGCCCGGGTGGACGGAAGCTCGTCGCCCGGCTTCAGATGATCGAGCGCGATCTGCCGCTTGATCTGCTCGATCAGCTGCCGGTAGGCGGGAACGCCGCTGTGGTGTTCGATTCGGATCAGCATCTTATGTGTATAAGTGTATTAGTTTGGTAATGCACTTGGTCAAGGAAGAATTGGATGCCGGGTTTCCGGTGACGGGTTTCGGGTGGCGCCCGACGTCTCGGCGGGCGCTGAAGCTGTAGCTCGCCGCGCTGAGGCGCGAGGTCGATGGCGGGTCAGCGCCCCGCCCTACAGGTGGGACAAGCTGATGGCGGGTCGGCGCCCCGCCCTGCAAGAGGGACAAGCTGGTGGCGGGTCAGCGCCCCGCCCTACAGGTGGGGGGGGCGTCGGGCTCCTAGTCGACTTCGATGGCGATGCTTTCCGAGTGGCTGTTGAACTCGGGCGCGTACATGCACTGGATCTCGGCGATACCGGTCTGGTAGCGGCCTTTGAGTTGGACGCGGGTCGAGTACTCGAAGACGTAGGTTCCGGCGTCGAGTTGATCGATGAAGAAGTGGCTGGCGGTGTCGCGGGTGCTTTGGAAATAGCCTAGGCCGTCTTGGTAGCGTTGCTGGCTGATCACGTCGACCGGCTCGGTGCCGCTGCCGCGCTGGTCTTTTAGGTGCAGGTATTCCATGTCGCGGTCGCTGCGCAGGATAAGGCGAACGACCAGTTCATCGCCGACGGAGACGGGGCCGTCGACCGCTTTTAGCACGGGACCTTGAGCGGTGGTTTCCTTGACGAACAGCTGTTTCTCTAGGGTGAGCGGGGTGGCGGTATGGGCAGTGATATTCTCCATGTCTTCGAGGTACTGCCAGTGAAGGCTGCCCCAGCTCACGCCTTGGTCGGGCTTGGAGACGGTGATCTGCCCCATGGCGGGCTCGATCTCACCGGGGGTAAACGTCTTCTGATAGAAGCCGGTGCCGGCTTCCACGTTTTCCGGCTTCACTTCGTAACTCCCTAGGGTGACGGAGACCAGCTCGTCCGAGGACAGAAGATCGTCGCCGCGCAGGAGCAGGGCGTAGATGGCGTCGGCGGTGCCTTTGGTCGTTTTCCAGCTGTTGGTTTGCTTTTGCTTGATCAGCCAGACCTTCAGGTCTTCCACTGCTTGAGCGTCTTGGGCCACTTCGTCGAAGGCCTCGATCATGAGGGCTTGGGTTTCGATAGGAGCCTGATGCCACCACCAGCTTCTGTCATTGCCAGACCAATACATGCCCATCTCTTCCGACTTGAGGCTGCGTTCGTTGAGTGATCGCACGATGTCGATAGCGGTTTTACCCTCGCCGAAACGCTGCAGAGCGAGGGCCAGCTGAGCCTGATTTTGGCGGGAGGAAACGTCGAGCCAGCGCGCCTTCGCCTGCTCGATGAAGAAATCCACCGCTTCGCGATGCGATTCGGAGATGGGGCGATCGGCGAGGAAGAAGCTACGTCCGTAGAGGTAGAGGCATTCCAGGGGAGCGGGCGCGTAGGCCTGAGGACTATCGAGTTTCTGGACGTCTTGGTAGCGGTCTTTTATCCAATCGTCCAAAGCCGGAAGCGCGTCGAGGGCGAGCTGCATATCGGTTTCGACTCCAAGGTGGCGCAGGCGTCCGAATCCGGTGGTGATGTAGAGGCTTATGTAGTGATCAGTCCAGTATCCGGAAAACCATGACCAAAGACTGCTATCGTCGTGGCGACGTTGCTCCAGCTTTCGCAAGGCCTGGGTCGCTTCGGATTGGAGCCGGTTCTCGTCGAAGAGAATGCCGAGGCGTCGTTTGGCTTGGCTCTCGCTTTTGGCGTCGCGCAGCCAAGGCGTTTCTTCGATGAGCATCGATTTGAGTTCCTGGTTTTTCTCTAGCGGACTATCGAGGGCCGAGGTGTTTTTCCAGAGGTCGAAGATGCGGCGAACCTTAGGGTCGGAACGCGCGATATGAGCGGCGAGGGCATTGGCGTAGTAGCGATTGAAAAGCTGTTCGTTGCACTCGTAGGCGTACTCCATGAGATAGGGCAGAGACTGGACCGCGTACCAGATCGGTTGGGAGACCATCTGCACGTTCAGGCTTTGGTGGACCAAGGAGTCGGAGTTTTCGGATTCGAGGAGTTTCTCGAAACGAAAAACCTTTTCGCCGTTTCCGCGTATGGGAAGCGGTAGCGATTCGGTGACCAGTATTCGTCGACTGAGTACAGGAAGGTAACCCTCCTCTCCATCGCTGAGACTGTCGGAAGCTCCCACCACCTTGTAGCTCAGCACTCGGGCTCCATCAGGCGTCTTGAGGCGCCAAGAGTAGGAGCGCGATGCCTTAGCTGGTACGTCGAAGGCTTGTTCGGTCTGGCGGATGCCCAGCTCGTCGCTCACGTCTTGGAGGGAAGCTGCTTCGGCGAAGGTGAGGCGCAGCTGGCCGGACTGGGCATCGTCGGAAAGGTTGGTGACCTTTACCGTGAACTCCACCTCGTCGCCCTCTCGGAGAAAGCGTGGCGGATTGGGCTGCACCATGAGGTCCTTGGCGGTGACGGCGGAATCGCTGAGGAAGCCCACACGGGTGTCCTTGTCGTGAGCCAGCCCCATGAAACGCCAGCGGGTCAAGGTGTCGGGCAAGGTGAACTGGATCTTCACGACCCCGTCTTCATCGGAAAGCAGGTGCGGGAAGAAGAAGGCGGTCTCGGCGAGATTGGCGCGGGATTGGACTTGGTCGAGGGCGGGCGGAGGCGGGGCGGCTCCGCCGACTTCGGTATTCGCGGTGTAGGAAAGGAGGGCTTCGTTTCCCGTGGCGCCCGTATCCTGCATGGTTTGTATCGTCGTCACGGATATGGCGGAGCCGTGGTCGGCAAGCCGTGTTTTCATTCGTGATCCGGCGAGCGTCGATACGGCGCGATATCCCTCATGGTCCACATCGGCTACGCTGAAAGGGGAAAGTTCATAGATTTCCTCAAGGCCTGGCATCATCGTGGGAATCGGAAAGGATGGGTAGTTCCAGCTTGTATCCAAATTCTTGTACTCTCTAGGGAAGTTCAGATGGTACTGGTGAGGGAAATTGTTGAAGCGACGGAAGCGGTAGTTGTTTTCCTGACGATAGGTCGCGATGGACTGAGTCCATGAGTGCGAGCGGAACTGGTCCAGGGAGGCGTCGTAAAGACAAGCCAGCATTTCTGCGGCAGCCAGTTCCGATTCCGGTCCGGTGATGGTGGCCGTCCAGGTTTCCCGCTGCCCGGGTTCGAGTTTGCTGCGAAAGCTTTCCCAGTCGATCTGCAGGCGCTTGTTGCTCCAAGGAACGTTAATCTGCTCTTGAACAAGGTAGGCTCGGTTGTCGCGCACGAAGGTAAGGCTTAGGGTGAAACCGCCCCGCAGCTCATCTGTCACCGGAAATTCGATACGCTGCTGCGTATTTCCCGCTTCGGTCCAATATGCGACAAGTGTCTCGTCGTCGGCGGTGAACTCCACGTAGGCTCGACCGCTCGGGTAGCCTGTGCCCCAGAGGGCGGAGAAGGTCTGGCCGGGTTCGAGCGTGTTCGATCGTACCGAAAGGTAGTGGGGAATCTTATACGGAAAACGATCGCTATGGGGATCGATAACGGTGAAGGTCTTGCTCGCGGTGACCGGATTGCCAAAGGCGTCTTTGCTTTCGAGAGC encodes the following:
- a CDS encoding alpha-2-macroglobulin family protein, which gives rise to MRPSFRILLVSLAALITPLATCFAQADEDLWLQVEEARQDGLPRTAIQILDTIIEQAEQSGQAAQALRANLQKISLEIEIQGGDTTYAIERLRERARDVPEFLRPAVSAITAHFYWSYFQQNRWSLLERSTVSANDSDDIKTWDLSKLLSEIDRHFSAALENEAVLQSLPISDYSALLDMGNVPLAYRPTLYDFLAHEALAFYQAGEQAAMIAENAFQLSEDDPLFAPVETFLDWQLPPAEGYSPELKALHLYQKLLRFHLDDEDPTAFYDANLSRLIYAGNIAVSDQADQELLHALQAFAHQTASHEVSARAWAKIAELQLSADAPDEAHQAASRGVATFPESIGGLRCQLLIDDIEEKSLRLESEMAWTTHGPEPLFQAVYRNVSKLHLRLYRLDFEDNKPVENPSERALLSEWTEELPQTSDFRENRFDLQHPELPEPGRYLVAASAYPDFPDDYSETFRFTHSDLALVLERQPATNQIYGIVVDAVSGEPAPDVNVRVWSRGNYQKLIAEKGARSDAEGRFQYKASRDSRLVFQAEREGHLATQEIYVGSPYQPNQHQVRTTLFTDRALYRPGQTIHFKGICTESDPQHGRQIILPRKKVTLGLVDLNGQAIDRLELLSNDYGSFSGSFTAPSSGAFGTMRLIVQKGPRGSVDFNVEEYKRPKFEVTLEQPTKATKLDENVLIEGDASAYTGAAIDGAKVVWRVERSVERPLWCWWWQPPETKAIAHGQSVTDAQGRFQIEFVAEPDLDAPRENEPRFAFTIHADVTDNSGETRSAQAVTLSGYTAMKASISTEEELTTERPVAFTLTTETLDGSPLSAKGRLRIHRLEEPESVHRAPWGSHRPQGPYAWKDSQPADRPPYDASNPETWPLGKQVRNKSFRTNASGIAELPFPLEAGIYRAALESKDAFGNPVTASKTFTVIDPHSDRFPYKIPHYLSVRSNTLEPGQTFSALWGTGYPSGRAYVEFTADDETLVAYWTEAGNTQQRIEFPVTDELRGGFTLSLTFVRDNRAYLVQEQINVPWSNKRLQIDWESFRSKLEPGQRETWTATITGPESELAAAEMLACLYDASLDQFRSHSWTQSIATYRQENNYRFRRFNNFPHQYHLNFPREYKNLDTSWNYPSFPIPTMMPGLEEIYELSPFSVADVDHEGYRAVSTLAGSRMKTRLADHGSAISVTTIQTMQDTGATGNEALLSYTANTEVGGAAPPPPALDQVQSRANLAETAFFFPHLLSDEDGVVKIQFTLPDTLTRWRFMGLAHDKDTRVGFLSDSAVTAKDLMVQPNPPRFLREGDEVEFTVKVTNLSDDAQSGQLRLTFAEAASLQDVSDELGIRQTEQAFDVPAKASRSYSWRLKTPDGARVLSYKVVGASDSLSDGEEGYLPVLSRRILVTESLPLPIRGNGEKVFRFEKLLESENSDSLVHQSLNVQMVSQPIWYAVQSLPYLMEYAYECNEQLFNRYYANALAAHIARSDPKVRRIFDLWKNTSALDSPLEKNQELKSMLIEETPWLRDAKSESQAKRRLGILFDENRLQSEATQALRKLEQRRHDDSSLWSWFSGYWTDHYISLYITTGFGRLRHLGVETDMQLALDALPALDDWIKDRYQDVQKLDSPQAYAPAPLECLYLYGRSFFLADRPISESHREAVDFFIEQAKARWLDVSSRQNQAQLALALQRFGEGKTAIDIVRSLNERSLKSEEMGMYWSGNDRSWWWHQAPIETQALMIEAFDEVAQDAQAVEDLKVWLIKQKQTNSWKTTKGTADAIYALLLRGDDLLSSDELVSVTLGSYEVKPENVEAGTGFYQKTFTPGEIEPAMGQITVSKPDQGVSWGSLHWQYLEDMENITAHTATPLTLEKQLFVKETTAQGPVLKAVDGPVSVGDELVVRLILRSDRDMEYLHLKDQRGSGTEPVDVISQQRYQDGLGYFQSTRDTASHFFIDQLDAGTYVFEYSTRVQLKGRYQTGIAEIQCMYAPEFNSHSESIAIEVD